TGCTCGCCGGCGCAGACCGGGCAGGCTTCGTGGCGACCGAGCAGGACGTGGTACTGTCCGCTGTGCTCTTCGGCGACGTCGACGGCCTCGTCACGAGCGTCGCGTGTCTCGAGCAGGTGGACGACCGGCCGGTCACCGGTGATGTCTTCGCGAGCGCCCCAGCGCGTCGACGCGATCGTGTAGGACTTCCCGAGCGATGTCGGGGCATCGACGATCTGCTCGTCTTCGTTGCGGATCACGTCGGCAATCGTCTCGAAGAGCTCTTCGCGAGCGTCGTCCGTCGACGGCCATTCGAGGCCGCGTTTCTTGGCGAACCGTCGGCGTTCCGTGGGCTTGAGTGCGTCTAACTGGGCGATCGGAAGCGCTGAAACAGCGCGACCATCGCCATCTTGCGTATACGCGTCGTCGGAATCGTACTCAGGGATATCGAACCCGAGTTCGCGTAGTCGCTCGACACCGCGCCACCACGTCTCGCCGTCGACGGGACGGGCGTTCGCGGGGCGGATCTCGCCAGCGTCGATCGCGGCCATGGTGACGACGCCACCGTAGCCACCGAGTTCACCGGTGTCTTGCCAGCGCTCGTCGTTGACGATGTTCGCCGTCCCGCCGTCGGACAACGATCCCCACGTGGGCCAGAACGCTCGCTCGCCTTCGCTTGTGTTGGCGTCGTCGTTCCAGCGCTGGACGATCGTCTTTTTCGCGACGTGTTGAGCGTCGAGTCGATCGATTGCGTGGAAGATGTCGCGGATGTCGTCCGTGGTCTCGCTGCTCGAGGTTGTGTTCGGTTCGTAGTCCTCGAGATCGTAGTCCTCACGGTCGACCGAGACATCAGCCGGGTCGCGAGTGACCTTACGAGGGAGCTGGTCGTTGGCCTCCAGGAGGTCATCGAGAACGCTGTCGTCCCACTCGTTAATCTCGGTCGGCGTCCCGAGAACGTGCTCCCCGGTCATCACGCAGACACGCTTGCCGGGGTAGATCTCGATCGATGGGAGATCGTCGTTCTCACCCCATGGATCCTCGTCGATTCGCCAAGCCGCTTGCTTGACACCGTTGGGAAGTTCACCGCGATAGATCGCGTGTGCACCACTGTCGGACTGAGAGACGTCGGCGTAGGTTATACCCAGGTGTTCGAGGATCGCGATGAACGCTGGATGGACATCGCCGGTCTCAGGACAGCGGACATCGTCACCGTCGACGTAGACGAACGGGTCGTCTTCGGTTTGGAGGAACGCGCGGCCGTCGAGTCGGGGATCGATCTCGGCCATCGCGACGGCTTCGCCGTCGACGTAGTTGCCGTGGTAACCCCACTTGAACCGGGCATCGCAGTCGCATGTCGCAGCGGTGTCGTGGCCGTCTTTCGAACACTCCGCGGGTGCATCCTGGTCGCCCCAGGGGGCGAACGGTTTCTTCTCGATGTGGCCCATCCACTGCTCGCGCTCAAGCAACTCGCCGGGCCAGGTGTTCGGTTCAGGGTTGGCAAAGTCAGCATCTGCCCAGTGGTTCCAGGATACACCGCGATCGGTTGACCCCGTACGGCAGTGTCCATGAACAGGTCCCTGATCGTCCACCAGCTCACCGTCGACGATCGCCTCGGCCGCCTCGAGGTAGCTGGGATCAGCGTCAGCCAGCCAGAGCAATCGCTTGGGGCTGGCGTTCGGGTTGTTTTCGTGAGTGAAGCGAAGTCGCTCGACGACATCGTCGCTCACGCCGACTCACCCCCTTTCCCGTTGGCGTGGATCCTTCCGTGCTCTTCAGCCGTCAATACCTCTATATTCGCTGGACGATTGTCCCATGGGATACCATTTTTATGATGGACGACCTTCTGGCCAACCTCCTCATATCCGTACTCGGAAACTGCCAACAACCGGTGAACAGCAACCCTCTGTCTCTGGCCGTCTCTGAAGACTCTCCAACGAGCGTAGCCTTCGGTATCGACATCATAACGCGCTGGTTCGTGCAGGGCGCTTAATTTGACTGCTTCTGTACGTGATCGGCGTTCAATCCCGTGTTTGTCGAGCCATGTTCTAACTGTGGGAGCAGCACAGTCCAGCCTCTCAGCGAGGAATTCGGCTGATTGATTGTACTCAATGTATTGCTCGCGGAGCCAGCTTTCGTCTCTGAGTTCATCTGGCGTCTTTTCCCAGTTTGGTTCGCGTGTTTCAATCCCGTGTTCGTCTAGCCAACGACCAACGGTCTCGCTGGAGCAAGCCAACGTATCACTGATGTCGTGAATGCTGAGTTCACGTCCGATGTAGAGTTCTCGGAGGACCTCGGGGTCCCTCCACGGGTATTTTCGTCCACTGTACTCCGACATCAGAGACCCCCCTTAGAGAAGTCCCACAGTGTCGTTTGACCGTCGACATCTGGCCGTTCGACATCTTGGTCGTCACCAATTTCCGGAACGCCTTCTGTCCGCTCTTTGCCGATGTCTTCGGGATCGGTCGCGTAGACGACATCCTCGGCTTGCTTCTCGAGCTCAGGACGCTCGGTGATGTACTGGACGGTACCGTCGAGCGGAGCCCCCTCGTAAGAACGTCCGCTCATGCCGCGACACCCCGGTTGGCCGTTGCTATCGCGGGATGTAGTTCATGACACTCTCTGGAGTTATGAAAACGTGTAGTCCCAGACGTGAGTGACGCCTGGGTACCCTCAACCCGATTGGATTGTAAGGATTTTGATGTAAGCCAAGGGCCGGATTTGAACCGGCGGTAGGCGGCTCTGCAGGCCGCTGCGTTCGGCCGGACTCTGCCACCTTGGCGCAACTGATTGTTGTTCCTGCGTTCGTTTAAGCATAGCGGTACGGCGTAGCCGTGATCCGCTGACTGTACAACTGCAAAACGCCCCGCAGAGTTGGCACTCTGCAGGGCGTAAGTATGGAGTATGAGTAGGGGCGGCGAATCGGCTCTCCCAGAGGGTCTCCCACTCCAGTACTCACCAATACGCAGGCAGGCTTATCTTCCGTGTTCGGGATGGGTACGGGAGGAACCCCGCCGCGATGGCCGCCTTAACGCTGATCCACGGAATCGAACCGTGACTATCTGACACCAGTCTCAGTGGTCTCTTCAGACCGTGTTGTACGTGTAGTCCAGTTTGCGTCCGGACCCGTTCTCGCGTCACGGATCCAATGCGATATGTATGAATGTGTGGCTTGGCCGATTAGTGCTCGCGGGCTCAACGCCTCGTTGCCTTGGCGCGTACACCCCGAGTCTATCGATCTCGTCTTCTACGAGTGGCCTCGGTGGCTCCTCTTTTCCAGGTGGGTTTCGAGCTTAGATGCGTTCAGCTCTTACCCCGTGGTGCGTGGCTGCCCGGCACGTGCTCTTTCGAACAGCCGGTACACCAGTGGCACCCATTCGTAGTTCCTCTCGTACTATACGAACGTTCCCGTCAGGAACCATAACACCCCCAATAGATAGCAGCCGACCTGTCTCACGACGGTCTAAACCCAGCTCACGACCTCCTTTAATAGGCGAACAACCTCACCCTTGCCCGCTTCTGCACGGGCAGGATGGAGGGAACCGACATCGAGGTAGCAAGCCACCCGGTCGATATGTGCTCTTGCGGGTGACGACTCTGTTATCCCTAAGGTAGCTTTTTTGTCAGCAATTGGCCGCATCAAGCAGCCTAATTGGTTCGCTAGACCACGCTTTCGCGTCAGCGTCCGTCGTTGTGCCGGACACTGTCAGACTTCCGTATGCTCTTGCGCTCTTTCCCGCGTCTCCGACGCGGGTGAGGAAATCTTGGGGCGCGCCCGATATCTTTTCAGGCGCGTACCGCCCCAGTCAAACTGCCCGGCTACCAGTGTCCTCCGCCAGGAGTGAGAGTCGCAGTCACCATCGGGTAGTATTTCAATGCTGGCTCGGTGGCCCGCTAGCGCGGGTACCTGTGTAATGCCTCCTACCTATGCTGCACAATGGCGACCACGTCTCAGTGACAGCCTGCAGTAAAGCTCTATAGGGTCTTCGCTTCCCCTTGGGGGTCTCCAGACTCCGCACTGGAACGTACAGTTCACCGGGCCCAACGTTGGGACAGTGGCGCTCTCGTTGATCCATTCATGCAAGCCGCTACTGAAGCGGCAAGGTACTACGCTACCTTAAGAGGGTCATAGTTACCCCCGCCGTTAACGGGTCCTTCGTCCCCTTGTAAGGGGTGTTCAGATACCCGCACTGGGCAGGATTCAGTGACCGTACGAGTCCTTGCGGATTTGCGGTCACCTATGTTGTTACTAGACAGTCGGAGCGCCCGAGTCACTGCGACCTGCCTCTTTCCGAGGCAGGCATCCCTTATTGCGAACGTACGGGACTAACTTGCCGAATTCCCTAACGTCGGTTGCTCCCGACAGACCTTGGCTTTCGCCGCCATGAGTACCTGTGTCGGATCTCGGTACGGACAGTATGCTCGTCTTTTCACGGGCTCTGGGTTGACCCAGCTTGCGTTATCCAGCCATTCGATCGCTTCGTGCCATTACGGCTTCCACGCTCTTCGACTGTTCAACTGGGCGAAGGCCCAGCCTGGGTGGCCCCAAAGCGTCAACTTTTATTGCATACCGGCATAGGAATATTAACCTATTTCCCTGTTGTCTGCTTCGACTTACGGGCAGACTTAGGACCGGCTAACCCTCAGCTGATCAGCATTGCTGAGGAACCCTTACTCGTTCGGCCGTCGGGGGTCTAACCCGACTAACGCTGCTACTATGACCAGGATTTTCGTTACTGAACGGTCCACACGAATTCTCATCCGTGCTTCCACCCGAACAGAACGCCAACCTACGCGATTACCCTGTCAGGGGTACGGCTCGGTCTCGGTGGTGGATTTGAGCCCCGATCATTTTGGGCGCCTCAAACCTCGGCCGGTAAGCTGTTACGCTTTTCTTAGAGGGTAGCTGCTTCTAAGCTCACCTCCCGGCTGTCTAGGGCTTGAGACCACCTTCGATCGCACTTAATCCACACTTTGGGACCTTAACCCAGCTCTGGGTTGTCTCCCTTACGGTACACAGGCTTACCCCGTGCACCGGACTCCCTGCGTCGAACGACGTTCATAGGTTCGGAGTTGGACAGGGGGGCGCACTCCTCTCGGAGTGCGGTCCCCCAATCCGTCGCTCTACCCCATGAACTATCTCGGCAGAGGTGATGCTTCGACATCTTTCGGTTGGAACCAGCTGTTTCTGGATTCGATGGGCCTTTCACCCCTAGACGTAGGTCACGTGAGGGTATTGTAGGACACCAACACTAACAGGCCTCCACGTGCCTTTCGGCACGCTTCACCTTGCCCACGTCTAGATCATCCAGTTTCGGGTCGTGCCCGATTGACTCCCCGCGCTTGAACACGGCGGCCCTCGTCGTAAGACTGCGGCCATGTCGGTTTCCCTACGCCTTCCTCGATTCTCGAGTTAGACTCGTCAATCAGGCACACTCCCTGGTTCGTTTTTCAAAACGTACGACAGAACATCGGCTTCCGTCGATTCCTACTAGAGACTCGCGTCTCGGTCGTTACTCGGCGGACCTTGTATGCTCTGTCGCTCTATCGCCAACTGATTTCACGCCCTATTGCACCTCCCTTTGTGGGGTGCTTTTCAGCGTTCGTTCACACTACTTGTTCGCTATCGGTCTTGAGGAGTGTTTAGTCTTCCCAGTCGATGCCTGGGATATTCACGAGGGATATCCAACCCCCGATACTCTGGAGCTGACTCGTCTCTTACTCGTCGACAGTACGGGACTGTCACCCTGTCTCGTGCTCTGTTCCAAGAGACTTCGTGTCGAGTTTCGGAGAGTGATCGTCAGTCCGAACACCACATTGCCCGAAGGCTTCGGTTTGGACTGTATCGCGTTCCTTCGCCAGTACTAACGACATCACATTACGTTTTCTTTTCCTGCCGATACTGAGATGTTTCAGTTCTCGGCGTTCCCCATTGCGCGAAGCAATTGCGGTGGGGATTCCCATTCGGAAATCCTCAGTTCTTTCCCTCCGTGCGGGTCCCTGAGGCTTATCGCAGCTTGGCACGTCCGTCTTCAGCTCTCAAGCCGAGCGATCCACCAGCTGGCACAGTAGCCACGTTCATCGGATCGGCGCTACACCAGAAGTGTAGCATATCGTGACCCGGGAACGGGTCCAGTGGACGCCTGGACTACACGTACACACGGTCTCATCTGCACGCCAGTAGACGGCTGGCCTGCATTGACCCT
The DNA window shown above is from Natrialba magadii ATCC 43099 and carries:
- a CDS encoding HNH endonuclease signature motif containing protein; its protein translation is MSEYSGRKYPWRDPEVLRELYIGRELSIHDISDTLACSSETVGRWLDEHGIETREPNWEKTPDELRDESWLREQYIEYNQSAEFLAERLDCAAPTVRTWLDKHGIERRSRTEAVKLSALHEPARYDVDTEGYARWRVFRDGQRQRVAVHRLLAVSEYGYEEVGQKVVHHKNGIPWDNRPANIEVLTAEEHGRIHANGKGGESA